In Caballeronia insecticola, one DNA window encodes the following:
- the eutC gene encoding ethanolamine ammonia-lyase subunit EutC, with amino-acid sequence MTHSTRETDPWDALRRFTNARIALGRAGSSLPTAPLLAFELAHAQARDAVHQPLDTAALAQAIHAAGFETLDVHSAAPDRDRYLRRPDLGRALDEASAARLADHARSMHDAPELAFVAADGLSAFATQRHVAPLLASVRTKLEGWKVGPVVIATQARVALGDGIGERLRATIVVVMIGERPGLSSPDSLGLYVTYAPRTGRSDAERNCISNVRPEGLAYDAAAFKLMWLLNEARRLKLTGVGLKDHSGALPAPGTDAKSLGA; translated from the coding sequence ATGACCCATTCGACCCGCGAGACCGATCCCTGGGACGCGCTGCGGCGCTTCACGAACGCGCGCATCGCGCTCGGCCGCGCGGGCAGCAGCCTGCCGACCGCGCCGCTGCTTGCGTTCGAACTGGCGCATGCGCAGGCGCGCGACGCCGTGCATCAGCCGCTCGATACCGCCGCGCTCGCACAAGCCATTCACGCCGCGGGTTTCGAGACGCTCGATGTGCACAGCGCCGCGCCCGATCGCGATCGTTATCTGCGTCGTCCGGACCTCGGCCGCGCGCTCGACGAGGCAAGCGCCGCGCGTCTCGCCGATCACGCCAGGTCGATGCACGATGCGCCCGAACTCGCGTTCGTCGCCGCCGACGGTCTCTCGGCCTTCGCAACGCAACGCCACGTCGCGCCGCTGCTCGCGAGCGTTCGCACGAAGCTCGAAGGATGGAAGGTCGGCCCGGTCGTGATCGCGACACAGGCGCGCGTCGCGCTGGGCGACGGCATCGGCGAACGGTTACGGGCGACGATCGTCGTGGTGATGATCGGCGAGCGGCCCGGACTCAGCTCGCCCGACAGCCTCGGCCTCTACGTGACCTACGCGCCGCGCACCGGGCGCAGCGACGCCGAGCGCAACTGCATTTCGAACGTGCGGCCGGAAGGCCTCGCTTACGACGCCGCCGCTTTCAAGCTCATGTGGCTGTTGAACGAAGCGCGCCGCCTGAAACTCACCGGCGTCGGCCTGAAGGATCACAGCGGCGCTTTGCCCGCGCCGGGAACGGACGCGAAATCGCTCGGCGCCTGA
- a CDS encoding sigma-54-dependent Fis family transcriptional regulator — MHATGAAVQTAQFDVIRHSHERSATFGLFEAMRPDYAVLSGAELAVRLAQSRTLFAHALPVMETLYAQIANTHSMIALTDASGLILHSLGDDDFLARAEKVALRAGAVWSEEHQGTNAIGTTIAERTAVTVHGDQHYLRANRFLTCSSVPILDPHGNLFGVLDVTGDRRGYHQHTMALVKMSGQMIENRLIASAFDEKLCIRFHSRPEFIGTLMEGIAVFDLDGRLLSANRSAQFQLGLELGRLRTQTLEALFGESADALIARAGEPPSRLDLHSGVGVFASVEFHARAAAGAGHVATAPVVGGRSSSSLAELCTGDARMQDVVARVRKVIGKNIPILIGGETGAGKEMLARAIHRDSPRHAGPFVAVNCASLPETLIESELFGYTQGAFTGAAKRGAVGRIAQANGGTLFLDEIGDMPLAMQSRLLRVLQERVVEPLGAARAVPVDFMLVCASNRKLRERVAEGAFREDLYYRINGLSVTLPPLAGRTDLHAVVDKMLRDECFAGRPIGIDDQVLALFARHPWPGNFRQLSNVLRTACAMLDEHDTHLRVEHLPHDFLDELGEGIEARPAPLLTGCARLVDIESSAVAAALKAHGGNVSATARELGVSRTTVYRKLRGQAPSDFASVPGAGKAPL; from the coding sequence ATGCATGCCACTGGCGCGGCCGTGCAGACGGCGCAGTTCGATGTGATCCGGCATTCGCACGAGCGTTCGGCAACCTTCGGGCTGTTCGAGGCAATGCGCCCGGACTACGCCGTCCTGTCAGGCGCCGAACTGGCCGTCCGGCTTGCGCAGAGCCGCACCCTATTCGCGCACGCGCTGCCGGTCATGGAGACGCTCTACGCGCAGATCGCCAACACCCACAGCATGATCGCGCTGACCGACGCGAGCGGGCTCATCCTGCATTCGCTCGGCGACGACGATTTCCTCGCCCGCGCCGAAAAAGTCGCGCTGCGGGCGGGCGCGGTGTGGAGCGAGGAGCATCAGGGCACGAACGCCATCGGCACGACGATCGCGGAGCGCACCGCCGTCACCGTGCACGGCGATCAACACTATCTGCGCGCCAATCGCTTTCTCACGTGCTCGAGCGTGCCGATCCTCGATCCGCACGGCAATCTTTTCGGCGTGCTCGACGTCACCGGCGACCGTCGCGGCTATCACCAGCACACGATGGCGCTCGTGAAAATGTCCGGGCAGATGATCGAAAACCGTCTGATCGCGAGCGCATTCGACGAAAAGCTGTGCATCCGTTTTCATAGCCGGCCCGAGTTTATCGGCACGTTGATGGAAGGCATCGCCGTATTCGATCTCGACGGACGGCTGCTCAGCGCGAACCGCAGCGCCCAGTTCCAGCTCGGTCTCGAACTTGGACGTCTGCGCACGCAGACGCTCGAAGCCCTGTTCGGCGAGAGCGCCGACGCGCTCATTGCGCGCGCGGGCGAGCCGCCGAGCCGGCTCGATCTGCATAGCGGCGTCGGCGTATTTGCGAGCGTCGAGTTTCATGCGCGCGCGGCGGCGGGCGCAGGGCACGTCGCGACTGCGCCGGTCGTAGGCGGGAGGTCATCGTCGAGCCTCGCCGAACTCTGCACCGGCGACGCGCGCATGCAGGATGTCGTCGCGCGCGTGAGGAAAGTCATCGGCAAGAACATCCCGATTCTGATCGGCGGGGAAACGGGCGCGGGCAAGGAAATGCTCGCCCGCGCGATTCATCGCGACTCGCCGCGCCACGCGGGGCCGTTCGTCGCGGTGAATTGCGCGTCGCTGCCGGAGACGCTGATCGAATCCGAGCTCTTCGGCTACACGCAGGGCGCGTTCACCGGCGCGGCGAAGCGCGGCGCGGTCGGCCGCATTGCGCAGGCGAACGGCGGCACGCTGTTTCTCGACGAAATCGGCGACATGCCGCTCGCGATGCAGAGCCGTCTGCTGCGCGTATTGCAGGAACGTGTCGTCGAACCGCTCGGCGCGGCGCGCGCGGTGCCGGTGGATTTCATGCTCGTCTGCGCGAGCAATCGCAAGCTGCGCGAACGCGTCGCGGAAGGGGCGTTTCGCGAGGATCTGTACTACCGCATCAACGGACTTTCGGTGACGCTGCCGCCGCTTGCCGGGCGCACCGATCTGCACGCGGTCGTCGACAAGATGTTGCGCGACGAGTGCTTCGCCGGCCGCCCGATCGGCATCGACGATCAAGTGCTCGCGCTGTTCGCGCGGCATCCGTGGCCGGGCAATTTCCGTCAGTTGAGCAATGTGCTGCGCACGGCCTGCGCGATGCTCGACGAACACGACACGCATCTGCGCGTCGAGCATCTGCCGCACGATTTTCTCGATGAGTTGGGCGAAGGCATCGAAGCGCGGCCGGCGCCTTTGCTTACCGGCTGCGCGCGTCTCGTGGATATCGAATCGAGCGCCGTGGCGGCGGCGCTCAAGGCGCACGGCGGCAATGTGTCGGCGACGGCGCGCGAACTGGGCGTGTCGCGCACGACGGTGTATCGCAAGCTGCGGGGTCAGGCGCCGAGCGATTTCGCGTCCGTTCCCGGCGCGGGCAAAGCGCCGCTGTGA
- a CDS encoding DUF1328 domain-containing protein has product MLKLAILFAVISVVAGLFGFTRVSSGAAGIAKICFFIFLILFVIFLVIAITAGSLVL; this is encoded by the coding sequence ATGCTCAAACTTGCCATTCTTTTCGCGGTCATCTCGGTCGTCGCCGGTCTTTTCGGCTTCACGCGTGTGTCTTCCGGCGCGGCGGGCATCGCGAAGATCTGCTTCTTCATCTTCCTGATTCTGTTCGTGATCTTCCTGGTCATTGCCATTACGGCGGGCTCGCTCGTGCTCTGA
- a CDS encoding ethanolamine ammonia-lyase subunit EutB: MSYHETIGARRYRFDDLKTLLARASPRRSGDELAGVAAATEEERVAAKMALAQVPLAAFLDEPLIPYEDDEVTRLIVDTHSREAFAPVAHLTVGEFREWLLADSTDTAALEHITMGVTPEMAAAVSKLMRNQDLILAARKRPVVTRFRTTIGLPGHLSVRLQPNHPTDDPKGIAASMLDGLFYGCGDAVIGVNPASDSPDAIGKLLAMMDEFRQRYDVPMQSCILTHVTNTLAAIEQGAPVDLVFQSVAGTERANASFGVSLALLAEAHDAALSLKRGTVGDNVMYFETGQGSALSANAHHGVDQQTCEARAYAVARRFSPLLTNTVVGFIGPEYLYDGRQIIRAGLEDHFCGKLLGVPMGCDICYTNHAEADSDDMDTLLTLLGVANVNFIMGVPGADDVMLNYQSTSFHDALFIRRALNLKRAPEFEAWLAKMRVTDGSGALLSHASGASGQPLLDWIGA; this comes from the coding sequence ATGAGCTATCACGAGACGATCGGCGCGCGCCGCTACCGTTTCGACGACCTGAAGACGCTGCTCGCGCGCGCCAGTCCGCGCCGCTCGGGCGACGAACTGGCGGGCGTCGCGGCGGCGACCGAGGAAGAGCGCGTCGCCGCGAAAATGGCGCTCGCGCAGGTGCCGCTCGCGGCGTTCCTCGACGAGCCGCTGATCCCGTACGAAGACGACGAAGTGACGCGCCTCATCGTCGATACGCATTCGCGCGAGGCCTTCGCGCCGGTCGCGCATCTGACCGTCGGCGAGTTCCGCGAGTGGCTGCTCGCCGACAGCACCGACACGGCCGCGCTCGAACACATCACGATGGGCGTCACGCCCGAGATGGCCGCGGCCGTCTCCAAGCTGATGCGCAATCAGGATCTGATCCTCGCCGCGCGCAAACGCCCGGTCGTCACGCGTTTTCGTACGACGATCGGCCTGCCCGGACATCTCTCGGTGCGTCTGCAGCCGAATCACCCGACCGACGATCCGAAAGGCATTGCCGCCTCCATGCTCGACGGCCTCTTCTACGGCTGCGGCGACGCGGTCATCGGCGTGAATCCCGCATCCGATTCGCCGGACGCCATCGGCAAGCTGCTCGCGATGATGGACGAGTTCCGCCAACGCTACGACGTGCCGATGCAGTCGTGCATCCTCACGCATGTCACCAACACGCTCGCCGCGATCGAACAGGGCGCGCCGGTCGATCTCGTGTTCCAGTCCGTCGCGGGCACCGAGCGCGCCAACGCGAGCTTCGGCGTGTCGCTCGCGCTGCTTGCGGAAGCGCACGACGCGGCGTTGTCGCTCAAACGCGGCACCGTCGGCGACAACGTCATGTACTTCGAGACCGGACAAGGCAGCGCGTTGTCGGCGAACGCGCATCACGGCGTCGATCAGCAAACTTGCGAGGCGCGCGCCTATGCGGTCGCGCGCCGTTTCAGCCCGCTGCTCACGAACACGGTGGTCGGTTTCATCGGCCCGGAATATCTCTATGATGGGCGGCAGATTATCCGCGCGGGACTCGAAGATCATTTCTGCGGCAAGCTGCTCGGCGTGCCGATGGGCTGCGACATCTGCTACACGAATCACGCCGAAGCCGATTCCGACGACATGGACACCCTGCTCACACTGCTCGGCGTGGCGAACGTCAACTTCATCATGGGCGTGCCGGGCGCGGACGATGTCATGCTCAACTATCAGAGCACGTCGTTTCACGATGCGTTGTTCATCCGCCGCGCGTTGAATCTGAAGCGCGCGCCGGAATTCGAGGCGTGGCTCGCGAAAATGCGCGTCACCGATGGCAGCGGCGCCCTGCTCTCGCACGCATCCGGCGCGTCGGGACAACCGTTGCTCGACTGGATCGGCGCATGA
- the mnmH gene encoding tRNA 2-selenouridine(34) synthase MnmH — protein sequence MKNLLVPIDRLRDFEEIVDVRTPLEFAEDHIPGAINAPVLSNEERVIVGTMYKQVSPFEATRVGAAMVARNIAQHLDTLFADKPRNWRPLVYCWRGGKRSGAMTTWLNMIGWQARQLEGGYKSYRRDVIGRLDTLPARFRYVALIGHTGCGKTRLLHALRAAGAQTLDLEGLAAHRGSLLGALPGHPQPSQKAFDSALAVELGAFDAAKPVFVEAEGRRIGAITMPDALLASLHAAACVDVTARREDRIAFLLQDYAHLFDDPAFFKAQLSKLVALHSRERVAHWHKLIDENARATLFAELIDRHYDPAYGRSSRAHYVRLAHAAHVQFRPNDADSVAQAHALLAQLADTAHAL from the coding sequence GTGAAAAACCTGCTCGTTCCGATCGACCGCCTGCGCGATTTCGAGGAAATCGTCGATGTCCGCACGCCGCTCGAATTCGCGGAAGACCATATTCCCGGCGCGATCAATGCGCCCGTGCTGAGCAACGAAGAGCGCGTGATCGTCGGGACGATGTACAAGCAGGTCTCGCCGTTCGAAGCCACGCGCGTGGGCGCGGCGATGGTCGCGCGCAACATCGCGCAACATCTCGACACGCTCTTCGCGGACAAGCCGCGCAACTGGCGCCCGCTCGTTTATTGCTGGCGCGGCGGCAAACGCTCCGGCGCAATGACGACGTGGCTCAACATGATCGGCTGGCAGGCGCGTCAGCTCGAAGGCGGCTACAAGAGCTACCGGCGCGACGTGATCGGGCGGCTCGACACACTGCCCGCGCGCTTTCGCTACGTCGCGCTGATCGGCCATACGGGCTGCGGCAAGACGCGTCTGTTGCACGCGCTTCGAGCGGCCGGTGCGCAAACGCTGGATCTGGAAGGGCTCGCCGCGCATCGCGGCTCGCTGCTCGGCGCGCTGCCGGGGCATCCGCAGCCGTCGCAGAAGGCGTTCGATTCGGCGCTCGCCGTCGAGCTTGGCGCGTTCGATGCGGCGAAGCCGGTTTTCGTTGAGGCGGAAGGGCGGCGCATCGGCGCCATCACGATGCCGGATGCGCTGCTCGCGAGCCTGCACGCGGCGGCGTGCGTGGACGTGACGGCGCGGCGCGAAGACCGCATCGCGTTTTTATTGCAGGACTACGCGCATCTCTTCGACGATCCGGCCTTCTTCAAGGCGCAGTTGTCGAAGCTCGTCGCGCTGCATAGCCGGGAGCGCGTGGCGCACTGGCATAAGCTGATCGACGAGAACGCGCGGGCCACGTTATTTGCGGAACTCATCGACCGCCATTACGATCCTGCCTACGGACGCAGCAGCCGCGCGCATTACGTCCGGCTGGCGCACGCGGCGCACGTGCAGTTTCGTCCGAACGATGCCGACAGTGTCGCTCAGGCGCACGCGCTGCTCGCGCAACTCGCCGACACGGCACACGCACTCTGA